One window of Pieris napi chromosome 14, ilPieNapi1.2, whole genome shotgun sequence genomic DNA carries:
- the LOC125056306 gene encoding T-related protein: MNGRNLCKKDMAASHILSAVEPTVGGGGTRGGREREVNVALDDRDLWVRFQTLTNEMIVTKNGRRMFPVVKVTASGLDPTAMYTVLLEFVQVDSHRWKYVNGEWVPGGKAEVPPSNAIYIHPESPNFGAHWMKEPISFAKVKLTNKTNGNGQIMLNSLHKYEPRVHLVKVGTDLRRIMTYPFPETQFIAVTAYQNEEVTSLKIKYNPFAKAFLDAKERPEGYYQRDFVGSHYPQQSSSPHQYPQFGGWFVTSQPLYGSGNSASRRPAPYPPRPPSRPRTLSPPSTYSTAERSPVATNSSYTWAGSSSYWSSQGNSSPQPNTSPVPYRTPPHAYPAPIEYSAPTTTAPASAPAPLYPLQYDAPSQHHSPYYQHAYAPYAHHAIEDISYWPNSLNSYGYQPSEYVGTGEVAYAAEGMPFGSGAPLEASTNHEERTTPQGTEHQSGDREYKYNTEEDRHSPCENTTLPSRSPPQ; the protein is encoded by the exons ATATGGCGGCATCTCATATTCTTAGTGCTGTGGAACCTACGGTGGGGGGAGGCGGTACACGAGGTGGGCGTGAACGGGAAGTCAACGTTGCCCTTGATGACCGGGACCTGTGGGTTCGATTTCAGACGCTCACCAATGAAATGATTGTTACTAAAAATGGCCG ACGAATGTTTCCTGTAGTAAAAGTTACGGCTAGCGGATTGGACCCTACGGCCATGTATACCGTTCTACTTGAATTTGTACAAGTTGATAGCCATCGGTGGAAATATGTTAATGGAGAGTGG GTTCCCGGCGGAAAGGCGGAAGTGCCGCCCTCTAACGCAATATACATACATCCTGAAAGTCCCAACTTCGGTGCGCATTGGATGAAGGAGCCGATATCGTTTGCTAAAGTGAAACTCACGAATAAAACCAATGGAAATGGCCAG ataatGCTGAATTCCCTTCACAAATACGAGCCCAGGGTCCACCTAGTAAAAGTCGGCACAGATCTCCGTCGAATTATGACATATCCATTTCCTGAAACGCAATTTATCGCCGTAACTGCGTATCAGAATGAGGAAGTGACGTCactgaaaattaaatacaatccATTTGCAAAAGCATTCCTGGATGCAAAAGAGAGGCCTGAGGGGTATTACCAGAGGGACTTTGTTGGTTCTCACTACCCTCAACAAAGCTCTTCGCCTCACCAGTACCCACAAT TTGGAGGCTGGTTTGTGACATCACAGCCATTGTATGGAAGCGGAAATTCAGCGTCTAGGAGGCCTGCACCATATCCGCCACGCCCTCCTTCGCGGCCGCGAACTTTGTCGCCTCCCT CTACCTACAGCACCGCCGAGCGATCACCAGTCGCTACAAATAGCAGTTACACCTGGGCTGGAAGTAGCAGTTACTGGAGCTCGCAAGGGAACAGTTCACCTCAACCTAATACCTCCCCAGTTCCCTATAGAACTCCCCCACACGCATACCCCGCCCCCATAGAGTATTCTGCCCCCACGACAACGGCACCTGCGTCAGCTCCCGCCCCCCTCTACCCGCTACAGTATGATGCGCCAAGTCAGCATCATTCACCATACTACCAACATGCCTACGCTCCATACGCTCATCACGCTATTGAAGATATTTCGTATTGGCCGAatag TTTGAACAGCTACGGATACCAACCGTCTGAATACGTGGGTACCGGAGAAGTAGCGTATGCCGCAGAAGGCATGCCTTTCGGAAGTGGTGCCCCACTCGAAGCGAGCACCAACCACGAGGAACGAACTACCCCCCAAGGCACTGAACATCAGAGTGGCGATCgggaatataaatataatactgaAGAGGATCGGCATTCACCTTGTGAAAATACAACTTTACCCTCGCGTTCGCCACCCCAATGA